Genomic window (Bacillales bacterium):
GGCGGTATTTGCCGACGTCGGGGCAACGTTGATCGTCACGCTCAATGCTTTACGATTGTTGAAAGTGAGGGGGTAAGCGGTGAAAAGATGGTTTCCGAAACTGTATGATCCGTTGATGGCTTCGCTTGAAACTAAGACATTCAAGCCGATCCGCACCCGGTTGATCGGGGATGCCGGCGGACAGGTGCTCGAAATCGGTGCAGGAACAGGCGTCAACTTTGCCTTTTACAAAATGGCGGAACAAGTGACGGCCATCGAACCGAATCCGGAGATGCTGAAAAGGGCGCAACCGAAGAAGCGCCAAGCGTCGGTTGCCATTCATGCCGAACTTGGAAACGCGGAACAGCTCAATTTTCCTGAGAATGCCTTTGATACGGTCGTCGGTACGCTTGTCTTTTGCACGATAGCGAACCCTGAAAAAGCCCTTGACGAAATTCGCCGCGTACTCAATCCCGGCGGCCGCCTGTTGTTGCTCGAGCATGTTCGTATGGAGGATCGGCTGCTCGGGAAGGCGCAAGATCTCCTAACCCCGGTATGGCGGCGGCTTTGCGACGGCTGTCACTTGAATCGAAATACACTGAGAGTCGTTAAGGAAGCAGGTTTTCGCGAGGAACA
Coding sequences:
- a CDS encoding class I SAM-dependent methyltransferase; translation: MKRWFPKLYDPLMASLETKTFKPIRTRLIGDAGGQVLEIGAGTGVNFAFYKMAEQVTAIEPNPEMLKRAQPKKRQASVAIHAELGNAEQLNFPENAFDTVVGTLVFCTIANPEKALDEIRRVLNPGGRLLLLEHVRMEDRLLGKAQDLLTPVWRRLCDGCHLNRNTLRVVKEAGFREEHVESFSRGLYFSGVFLNQP